DNA sequence from the Candoia aspera isolate rCanAsp1 chromosome 10, rCanAsp1.hap2, whole genome shotgun sequence genome:
ACAAAATAGGCAGTTGAGCCATTCTCTAAATTTATTTCAGCTATATGCAACTCAGAATGTCAAAGTTGTTTGCATACTTCACAAAATATCCAATCTGAAGTATCTAGTTAACTTCTGCCTTAAATCTTAGATAGGTTGATAATATCCCAAAACTCATTGTGAATAgcttatcttgtatttatattaatATGTATTTATGATGAAAGAACAGTACCTCAAAGTGATTGTCATAACCTCTACATCAATTTTTGTCTTGGATGTCTGGGAgttaaacaaaaatcaaaatgtaTTGCCTTGTGTTTTCAGAAGAAGGATGACAAACTGAAACTATCTCTTTCCATGAAAGTTGTTAATCAAGGAACTGGAAAGGATTTAGATCCCAATAATGTTGTTCTTGAGTAAGTGAAATCTGCATTcctttattctttctctcttctctatcCCAAAGGTCCTTCTAGCATGGCTTATCATGAAGTTGGATAAGAAATTGTAAAAATCCAACAGTTGCTTTGAGCTCAGTAGAAGAGATCACCAAGTGGCCCCGCAACCAAATGTGTGGAGGATTCATGTTCAATATTTCATCCAGCCTTCTTGTAAAGCACTTCATTCCACTTCCCTTTCTGCTGATTTTTTGCCCACCCTTACAACAGCCAGTCAATATTTTATGTTTAACAAGTGTGATTACACCACACTAAGTTGTTGGATTCTTCCCACCTTTGGATGATTTTTAGAGTTTTTTGTAGTTATGCAGACTGTGGGACTCCACACTGTTGTGTATAAATGATGCCATTTCAACTATTTAAGTGTCTTTAGTTGGCAAATGAGTTCACTATTTCTGTTAGAAATAGGTGGTCTAACTACACAAGAAACGGATTTCGCAAAGTAGTGAAAGCCATCTTGTTGCGGCAGGCTTtttgtgtagaccagtgtttctcaaccttggcaactttaaaatgtgctggttggggaattctgggagttgaagtctagacatcttaaagttgtcaaagttgaaaaacactagtgTAGACAGTGGTCCTGGGCTGCATTTATAATTTTTAGTATGCTTTTATGAAATGTACTTTTCTAttatgtaaactgccttgagttgtgAGAAGTTGGgtgataaataaatgttgctgtaATAATTTTGTGATTGCATGGATTTCTGATTATGGACAATAAGTTAGATGGAATCATAAACAGTGACAATTCAGGAAGCTATCTTTTAATACCAATTAGAGTATTGTAATTCTAATTGAGTAAAGTCAATTAGAATGTGGTAATTGTTCTTATTGGAACCAAGGTTTTTCCCTACCAATACTAATGGTGTTTGTTTTTGAAAATTCTTGTGTTTCCATATAGTCAAGATGCACGGAAAAAATCCACATTTAAAGACTATACCAGTCAAAAGATCACCCTAGAAGCTGTTTTGAACACAGTGTGTAAGAAGTGTGGTTGTCCAGGTATGTTgagattaaaattttatttttttgtttcttgtgTATTTTCAGTGGTTTTTAGTGGGTAGGGATTTAAAAGAAGTTGAGAAACTAAGGAGATATAACTTTATTTGTGGGGATGCAGTATTTTTATCCCATAtgatagtaacatatggctgcgagagctggaccataaggaaggctgagagaaggaagatcgatgcttttgaactgtggtgttggagaattctgagagtgccttggactgcaagaagatcaaaccagtccaccctccaggaaataaagccagactgctcacttgagggaatgatattaaaggcaaaactgaaatactttggccacataatgagaagacaggacaccccggagaagatgctgatgctagggagagtggagggcaaaaggaagaggggccgaccaagggcaaggtggatggatgatattctagaggtgacggactcgtccctgggggagctgggggtgttgacgaccgacaggaagctctggtgtgggctggtccatgaagtcacgaagagtcggaagcgactaaacgaataaacaacaataatgcaGTATTTTTATCCCATATGATAATATATCCTTCTCCTTGAAACTGAAGAACATAAATGTAATGAGACTTAAGTACTTAATTATAAATAGCCCCTTGAGTTCATGTGTAAATCTTGAGGAAAACGAGAAGAGGAATCTAAAAAAGGTTGCCTTgctctatctattatctataaataaattctTGCAGGTCATTTTGCCAAAGATTGCTTCATGCAGCCAGGGGGGACAAAATATACCCTTATACCAGAAGATGAAGCAGTCCCTGCAGAAGATGAGAAGAAAGCCCACCACTctgtgaagaaaaggaaaaaggtacCAAGTTCATTTTCTTAAAACTCTGCATGTCAGTTGTGACTTGACAGAGCTATGCAGTTGAATAGATAAGAACTTGTAGCATTTCCAGAGCCCCAACTTTAAAAGCTATGAAGTATCTACTGAAATTTCTGTACACAAATTGAGCTTGCTTAACTTATAATTAGATGACAGTTGTAAATCTAGAACACGTTTTCATATGTAGTTTTCCATATCTCCAGAATATATTTCTTCGTTTTTTTTCAATACAATTCTCCCAAATAAAATGagccatttttgaaaaggcatgCTTGGATTTTTTTGATAGAACTTAAAAGGGGATTTACATTTCTGAAGTAATGCTGGATATCAGCAGCATTGGAGGTGTCTTTAATCAGAAATCTGGTTTGTGGAACCCAACACACTTCATAATCACTATGCTGAAGCTGGCTTGTTTACAACTTAATGTTATCTGTGTTAATACTTAGATTTTGGAAATGATAGGCTGTTTGACTTAAAATAGAAGGTGTCTTTGGCTTCCTCGTGACTCAAAGGGGGAGAAAATGACTTGTTTGAAACTAAGCATTGCAAGGACAAGCGTAATCCCCAGTCTACATTGTGTCAGCTTCCAATAGATACCTTTATGACTTTCCCAGGCAGTTTGCAGTGAGTTTAAGTCAGTATTTCTAATAATTTTTGAATGCTTCATCTATAACTTTCTGAAAAGGTGCTAGTTATGTTTTTCCCTCAATGCATTATGTATCGTGCACATGCATGAAAAGTTTGTCTTCAGACGCAGTTCTTTACTGAAAGGACTTGGAATTGCTGCAGCGTGTCCAACATTCAGATGAAGGAAGGCCAGTGccttaatatttatgtatttattccccACATTTCATTCAGGACCTCAAGGTGACCTACATAACACTTCTGCTTCcactttttccccacaacaagaagcAGTGTGCATGTGGAGAACAACACCTTGCTATAATAGGAGATGGttcctttatattttattatcttcAGTTCAAATACTTTCAGATGAGTGTGAATACATGTATGGTATTGAACTTCCCTTAGCAAAAGGAGAAGATGAAACAGCTGAAACTGCTTTCTGTGTAGCTGATATCCTATTGAAGAACCAGCTAACGTAACAGAACTGTCTAAACAGCAAATGCATAGTGAACTTAAAAGTACTCTAAGCCCAGATCCCTCCCTGTCATAACATTTAGCTTGTGTTCTATGCAACAATCAGTGGCTTCTATTCTGTTTAGCTTTTGGGGGGAGAAACCTTATTACTGCAAAGAAAAGTAGCTCCATAATAGTGATACATTTGCTCATAATCTGTCGCACAGAATCCacatgagatttttttcccccgaacaggataaaaagaaaagaaagaaacgtAAGAATGCAGACTTGCAGGCTTCTGACAGCACCAATTCCGACAGCGGGAATCAGCCAGCTCGGAAGAAAGCAAAACACAAGTTAAAAACCAGTCCAtctcagaagaggaaaaagaagcatCATAAGAAAAAGCACAAGGAATGAGGATCCGACTCTGGGCTGCGGGTGTTGCGGGTTGTGGCTTCCATTTCCTCTGGCCATTAGTTGGAAAAAGAGCTGAACCAGTAGGATGTGTTAGGATAAAATGGTTTTCCTTCTTTGAAAATCAACTTTGTTTCTCAAGGCTTATCACAAGGATGGCTAGTCTTCTCCCATAACGTAGAAAGGAAGGAGCCGCTTGCCACTGGGTGGTTCCTTCACCCAGAAGTTGGCTTTATTCTTGTTAAATTTTACTctgttctttcatttcttcacGCCTGGATTTCAGTCAGCCTCTTTGGAGCAACCCAGAGCTGTCTTGCAGAAACCTGTATGGGGTTGGCAGTCAGTGCATTTCCTCACTAGGGAAACAGCTGTGTGTTGATTCAGCATCTGCCAGTTAGTGTCTGCCTACCAGCAGAAGCAGCTGTGGATGTACCCTCTGGCTTGACAGGGACTCATTGTTGAAGAACAAATCACACCACTGCATTCAGTTGTCCTATTTGTCCAGTAATGCTGTAGGAGGAAGAACTCAGGTACAGGAGCACTTGTCATAAAAACTGAGAAATGAGCCAAGTGTTTACCTTTGAACAATGAATAAAGGTTttgtttgtggggtttttttattgTAGGTTTGGATTTTTGGGGAGGGGCAGAGATAAATCAAGAGGACTTCCAGTTGTCTTAATTTCCTACTgtgatgctttaaaaacaaaggtgggCAGCATTTTTTGTGGCTGGGACTTCACTTACATTATACTGAGTTAGCTTCTGAGGCTGCAAGGGTGTCATCACTGACATGACTGTTGGAGTGGATGATGCTGCATTTTGCAACTTATTTTTCCCATACTTTGGGTGGGTCTAAGGGGTGAAATATAGACTCCAGACCTCAGTGAGCCTTAATAGAACTATTTTGGGAAAGTGGGAGagaggggaaaggagaaagaaggaattgCATCACTAAGTGGGGCTCACATAAATGGAGTTGGGGGCAGCATGCTTCCCTTATACTGGCCATTATACTTTAGGGCGTAGTTACTTAGATGGGAAACTGTTGGGCAATTCCAGGGCcctaggctagattgggaagttgaagaacAGCCTGGCAGCAGCCTATTAGTGACAATACAGTGACTACTTAttgttggcaagaaaactacatggacaagtccatgaaaTACCAGGGGTTGAAtttaacttgaaggagactttaccatttccccccaccccccattacaTTATTTTAGCTACTAAGGCTGCAGGGGTGTAGCCAGTGGCATAACTGTTGGAGTGGCAGCTTTTCTGTATTCTCCTGGCAACTCTGAAGCTTATGTTTTTGTTACATCCTGTATTTCTGCCTTTGGGAAATCTTAGGCAATTTACATAAGGCATGTAGCTAACCTTCCTTTGATCAGAGATTATGTAAGGTTGCAGTGTGTTCAGATCATGCCTCCAGCATACCATTTCTCAGAAATGTAACTGTCAATTGCTCCAAGAACTGTAATTGCCAAAAAAAATTGTTCGTGCCTATAGTGCCTTCGGAAGTTCTTCATAGCGAACCACTGCCAGTGTATTATCGTATTTTCTTACTCTGCGATTGGCATCAATGACATGAGCCTCTACAGAGTGTAACCTTGTCCGCTCTTCTGGTACGAGAAGTAGTGTGTGCTTATAAGGTTTAACTTGGCCGCATAAAGTTTTTAAACTGGGATTTGTAGTAGAGCTGCTAAGTCTTTGAAGGGGCACTTTGCTGAATATAGGTTCGAGCAAAGTGCATTCTGCTGCTGATTTGCAGAGCAGCTATGAAGGTTTGCCTCCCTTgacaaaaattatatttatagacTGCCAAATCCCTAAGGACTCTTAACAGATTACAAGAAATATTCAGTGAGGTAGATATGTAGGCCCTACCCTTCCATTTCGATGGAAAGGTGGGGTTTTAAATAAACATAGTCATAATCCCAATAAAACCAGAACAAGTAGATGGAAACTAAACTAGGCATTTTTAGGTAACAACTGCTTCACTT
Encoded proteins:
- the ZCCHC17 gene encoding zinc finger CCHC domain-containing protein 17 — protein: MEELPELYAVFQGEIASVTEYGAFIKIPGTQKQGLVHKSQMSNCRVDNPSEMVDVGEKVWVKLIGKEKKDDKLKLSLSMKVVNQGTGKDLDPNNVVLDQDARKKSTFKDYTSQKITLEAVLNTVCKKCGCPGHFAKDCFMQPGGTKYTLIPEDEAVPAEDEKKAHHSVKKRKKDKKKRKKRKNADLQASDSTNSDSGNQPARKKAKHKLKTSPSQKRKKKHHKKKHKE